From a single Raphanus sativus cultivar WK10039 chromosome 3, ASM80110v3, whole genome shotgun sequence genomic region:
- the LOC130509931 gene encoding uncharacterized protein LOC130509931, giving the protein MYSEIGWVWKDSTGSTKLLGMRNLRRRESALHSELEALRWAMETMLQHSDCQRFGTDCKDLIAMLTEPQAWPTFATELEMIHTIKLCYSDFKIFYVPRTENMLADSLARSARTFHRSICYFGCSIPVWLHRPSQV; this is encoded by the coding sequence ATGTATAGTGAGATTGGATGGGTATGGAAAGATAGTACGGGGTCGACAAAGCTACTGGGGATGCGGAACCTGAGGAGGAGGGAGTCAGCTTTACACTCGGAGCTGGAGGCTTTAAGATGGGCAATGGAAACAATGTTGCAACACTCGGATTGTCAGAGATTTGGCACGGACTGCAAAGACCTGATTGCAATGCTGACGGAACCGCAAGCTTGGCCTACTTTCGCAACTGAATTGGAGATGATTCATACGATCAAGTTATGCTATTCAGACTTCAAGATTTTCTACGTACCAAGAACTGAAAATATGTTAGCTGATTCTTTAGCTAGGAGTGCTCGTACTTTTCATAGATCTATTTGCtactttggttgttctattccggtctggttacacAGACCatctcaagtttga